Proteins encoded by one window of Fischerella sp. PCC 9605:
- a CDS encoding orange carotenoid-binding protein: MPFTIDSARSIFPNTLSADAVPATIARFNQLSAEDQLAWTWFAYLEMGKTITVAAPGAASMQFAEATLNQIRQMTFSEQTQVMCDLANHADTPICRTYATWSPNIKLGFWYQLGQWMDQGIVAPIPAGYQLSANASAVLQAVRELDQGQQITVLRNAVVDMGFDPSKLGDYTKVAEPVVAPKQTSQRTQVTIEGITNPTVLSYMDNLNANDFEALIELFTPDGALQPPFQRPIVGKDAILRFFKEECQNLKLIPERGISEPVEDGYTQVKVTGKVQTPWFGAAVGMNMAWRFLLNPQNKIFFVAIDLLASPKELLNLVR, encoded by the coding sequence ATGCCATTTACTATTGACTCAGCCCGTAGTATTTTCCCTAATACTTTATCGGCTGATGCAGTACCAGCCACGATCGCTAGATTCAATCAGCTCAGTGCCGAAGACCAACTAGCATGGACTTGGTTCGCTTATCTTGAAATGGGTAAGACAATTACAGTTGCTGCTCCAGGGGCTGCTAGTATGCAGTTTGCAGAAGCAACCTTGAATCAAATTCGGCAAATGACTTTCTCTGAGCAAACGCAGGTTATGTGTGACCTGGCAAACCACGCTGATACACCGATTTGCCGTACCTACGCTACTTGGTCTCCAAATATCAAGCTAGGGTTCTGGTATCAGCTTGGGCAATGGATGGATCAAGGTATTGTAGCTCCGATTCCAGCGGGTTATCAGCTTTCTGCCAATGCTTCAGCGGTACTGCAAGCAGTTAGAGAACTGGATCAAGGTCAACAAATTACGGTCTTACGCAATGCCGTAGTGGATATGGGGTTTGATCCGAGCAAACTGGGCGACTATACCAAAGTTGCTGAACCTGTTGTTGCCCCCAAACAGACGTCACAGCGCACTCAAGTCACTATCGAAGGCATTACCAATCCAACGGTGCTGAGCTACATGGACAATTTGAACGCCAATGACTTTGAGGCACTAATTGAACTATTCACCCCTGACGGTGCCCTGCAACCTCCTTTCCAAAGACCGATCGTTGGGAAAGATGCCATCCTTCGGTTTTTTAAGGAAGAATGCCAAAACCTTAAGTTAATTCCGGAACGCGGGATTTCTGAACCGGTAGAAGATGGTTACACCCAGGTGAAAGTCACTGGCAAAGTGCAAACTCCTTGGTTTGGTGCTGCTGTGGGAATGAATATGGCTTGGCGGTTCTTGCTCAATCCTCAGAACAAAATTTTCTTTGTGGCAATTGATTTGCTGGCATCTCCCAAAGAACTTTTAAATCTGGTTCGTTAG